Sequence from the Deinococcus malanensis genome:
TTCTCATAGGCCGCAGCCTGGGACTTGAGCCAGGCCAGTTCGGTGGTTCCGAAGTGGGTCCAGACCGTGAGGTTGGCGGCGCTGGCGTGGCCCAGCAGGGCGAGCGAAAGAACGGTCAGAGCTTTTTTCATGGGACTCCTTAGGGGCGGATGAACCGCTTCCACAAGTGGGAGAGAAAGACATGATGCGCAGCCTGCACCTGAGGCGCTGGAAAAGCGTGGATTAAAACAGTGCGGACTTAAGGCCACAGGAATATTAGGGTGCGCGTCCAGAAGTATATAGAAGCCGAGCCAGGAATTACAACGTACCGGTTGGACCGTGAGCTTGTGGTCGTCAGGAAGCTGCCGGATCCCGGAACCTGAATTCGTAGTCTGTGCAGGCCTGGAACGCTGAGTCAGGACATCCGAACATCCGCACGGTTCGGGACGTCTCTCCTGACCGGTCGGTCAGTGCCGGATGATAGACTGGCCGAATGACCACCCCGCCTGCTCCCGGACCGGACGCCCCAGACCGCGCCGCCGGACGCACCAAGCTCATTTTGTTTCTGACAATTTTTATTGCCATGCTGGGCCTGAGCGTGCTGTTTCCGATTATCGCGCCGCTGGGCCGTCAGCTGGGACTGACTGAAACCCAGACCGGCTGGTTTGCAACGGCCTACTCGCTGATGCAGTTTATTTTCAGCCCTATCTGGGGAACCCGCAGTGAGCGGCTGGGCCGCAAACCCATTCTGATCACCGGTCTGGTTGGCTTTTCGCTGAGTTTCGGTCTGTTCGGGCTGGTGGCCCATCTGGGACTGGAAGGGATGGTAGGGGGATCGGCCCTGTTCGTGCTGCTGGTGGCCACCCGCGTTGTTGGGGGCATCCTGAGCAGCGCCACCCTGCCGACCGCTCAGGCGATGATGGCCGACCTGAGCAGCGAAAAGGACCGTGCTGCCAGCATGGGCCTGATCGGGGCCGCTTTTGGGCTGGGCGTCGTCTTTGGGCCAGCCCTGGGAGCGCTGCTGAGCACCATCAGCCTGACGGCCCCTGTATTTTTCAGTGCCGCTCTGGGTCTTATCACTGCGCTGGCGGCCACCCGTACCCTGCCCGAAACCAGACTCGCCGGAAGCGCGGCGGCCGCCAAGGGTGAGCGGCGTGCCCTGCTGGGCCGTGGGGCTATCCCCCTGTTTCTGGCTGTCAGCGCGCTGTCCACCCTGGCCAGCGTAGGCCTGGAACAGACGATTGGGTTCTACGTTCAGGACACCCTGAAGCTGACACCCGTGCAGGCGGCGCAGACAGTGGGTAGCATGCTGGCGCTGTTTGGTCTGGTGGCCGCGCTGGTTCAGGGGGGCGCGATCCGGCCGCTGAGCCGTCGCCTTCCGCCTACGCCCCTGCTGGCTGCCGGGTTGCTGGTTATGGCCACCGGGATGTTTCTGCTGCCGCAGATGCAGAGCTACTGGCCCATCACGCTGGCCATGATTGTGGTGGGCGTGGGCAGCGCCATTCTGGGCCCGACCCTGAGTGCCGCCCTGAGCCTCAGCGTGCCCGACGGCCAACAGGGAACAGTCGCCGGCCTGAACAGTAGCGCCCTGGCCCTGGGCCGCATGACCGGACCGCTGATCGCCACCGGGCTGTATCAGGGGGTCAGCCACAGTGCTCCGTACCTGCTGAGCGGCAGCGTGCTGGTGGGGTTGCTGGTGCTCACGCTGGTGCTACGTCCCCAGGTGGCGCCCGCACGACCGGTCCCCCACGTCTGACAAGCCTGCACACGAACGCACCTCAAGTTGGCCACTTGGCCGCTGCACCGCCGGGCCGTGTGGTCTGGCAGGTATGCTGCACCGGTGACCGACACCCGGCCGCGCCGCCCGGCGCCATACAATCCCGCCCGTGAACTGGCCGTTCGCGTGCTTCTTCGCGTGCTGCACGCGGATACCTTTGCCGCACCCGCGCTGGACGCCGCGCTGCACAGTGCCCGCCTGCCCGCCCGTGACTCCGGGCTGGCCACCCACATTGTGTATGGCACGCTGCGCCACCACCTCAGCCTCAGCGCAGCGCTGTCGCCGCTGCTGAGCGAGGACACGCACCCCAAGGTCCGCACCCTGCTGCTGGCAGGGGCGTTCGAGAAGCTGTATCTGGGCACCCCACCGCACGCTGTGGTCAGCGAGTACGTGAATCTGGCGCGTGGCGCCCGGCTGGCCCCGCCCGGGCTGATCAACGCCGTGCTGCGGCGAATCGCGCTCCCGGAAGGAAACGCGGCCAGTGAACTGCCCGACTGGCTGCGGCAGGTCTATCTGGAAGCCTACGGTGAGCAGGCCCCGGCGGTGATGGCTGACCTGCTTGAGCCTCAGCCGCTGTGGCTGAGTGTCTCGGAGGCCGGAGCGGCGGCCCTGGAGGCCGAGGGCAGCCGCCTGAACGGCGAACTGCAGGGGGTTGAACGGGTGGAACTGGCCCGGCCATTGCGCGAGTCCGGCGCCTACCGCCAGGGTCAGGCCCAGCCCATCAACCCCGCCAGCCTGGCCTGCGTGGATGCGCTGGGCGATGTCCAGGGTCTGCGGGTGCTGGACCTGGCCGGCGGGGCAGGTGTGAAAGCGGCCATGCTCGCCGCACGGGGTGCTCAGGTGACCAGCGTGGAACTGATGGCCCGCAAGCATGACGCCGCCCGCGCCAACCTGGGTCGTCTGGGCCTGAAGGCCGAGTTCCTTACGCACGACCTGACCACGCCGCTGGACGCGCCCCCGGCTCCCCGGGTGCTGCTGGACGCACCCTGTACCGGCAGCGGTACCCTGCGCAGCCACCCCGAAATCAAGCTGCGTCTGACCCCGGAGGCGGCACAGGCCATGGCTGATCTTCAGGGGCGGATGCTGCCCCACGCTGCCGCACTGGTCGAACCCGGCGGAACGCTGGTGTACTCGGTGTGCTCGGTAACGCCGCAGGAAGGCTCACAGGTGGTCTTTGATTTCCTGGCCAGTCACCCTGAGTTCACGTCTGAGCCGATTCCGGACCTGGAGGTGCCGCACGTGGCTGCCGGACCGGGTGTGCTGACCGTGCCGCTTGAAGGTGTGGACGGCTTCTTTATCGCCCGGTTGCGTCGCAGGGCCTGAAAGAGCAGGAGAGAGGCGGCCGGGCACATCCCCGGCCGCCTCGTTCGCCTGGTGTCTACAGGCCCAAAATTTTTACATCCTCAGTGTTTTACAGCCCCAGAGCGGCGTCCAGCGCTACTTCGATCATGCCGTTGAAGGTGAGCTGACGCTCCTCAGCGGTGGTGACCTCGTGGGTCACGAGGTGGTCGCTGATGGTCAGGATGGTCAGCGCCCGGACGCCATATTTGGCGGCCAGGGTATACAGCCCGGCGGCTTCCATCTCGACAGCCAGCACGCCGAAGTCGGCCCAGCGTTTGAACTCGCTGCGGTCATCGGTATAGAAGGTGTCGCTGCTCATGATGTTGCCGACGTGGCTGGTAAAGCCACGCTCCTGGGCGATCTGGTAGGCGCGCAGCAGCAGTTCGAAGTCCGCGATGGGGGCAAAGGTGCGCTCGCCAAAGCGGATGCGGTTGATGTTGCTGTCGGTGCACGCGGCCTGCGCCAGCACCAGGTCGCGCACGCGCACGCCTTCCTGGTAGCTGCCGGCTGTGCCGACCCGGATCAGGTTCTTGCAGCCATAGTCGGTGATCAGCTCGTTGACGTAGATCATGCAACTGGCAATGCCCATGCCGGTGCCCTGCACGCTGACGCGCTTGCCCTTGTACGTGCCGGTGTAGCCGTGCATGCCGCGCACCGTGTTGTGCAGCTGCGGGTCGTCAAAGAAGGTTTCGGCGATGTGCTTGGCGCGCAGCGGGTCCCCCGGCAGCAGGACGGTCTCGGCAATCTGGCCCTTTTCGGCGTTGAGGTGAATACTCATCGCCCCTAGGGTAACAGGCGTGCCAGGGATTTCCCGGAAGCCGGGGCCGCCTCAGACTGCTCCCACCCATTCGCCGGCCAGCCAGCGCGCATGGGGCATGTCGCTGGCCAGGATGCCCCGTATCACGTCCTCCACGGAATACAGCACCGCCCGGAAGATCGGCGT
This genomic interval carries:
- a CDS encoding MFS transporter, translating into MTTPPAPGPDAPDRAAGRTKLILFLTIFIAMLGLSVLFPIIAPLGRQLGLTETQTGWFATAYSLMQFIFSPIWGTRSERLGRKPILITGLVGFSLSFGLFGLVAHLGLEGMVGGSALFVLLVATRVVGGILSSATLPTAQAMMADLSSEKDRAASMGLIGAAFGLGVVFGPALGALLSTISLTAPVFFSAALGLITALAATRTLPETRLAGSAAAAKGERRALLGRGAIPLFLAVSALSTLASVGLEQTIGFYVQDTLKLTPVQAAQTVGSMLALFGLVAALVQGGAIRPLSRRLPPTPLLAAGLLVMATGMFLLPQMQSYWPITLAMIVVGVGSAILGPTLSAALSLSVPDGQQGTVAGLNSSALALGRMTGPLIATGLYQGVSHSAPYLLSGSVLVGLLVLTLVLRPQVAPARPVPHV
- a CDS encoding RsmB/NOP family class I SAM-dependent RNA methyltransferase, with product MTDTRPRRPAPYNPARELAVRVLLRVLHADTFAAPALDAALHSARLPARDSGLATHIVYGTLRHHLSLSAALSPLLSEDTHPKVRTLLLAGAFEKLYLGTPPHAVVSEYVNLARGARLAPPGLINAVLRRIALPEGNAASELPDWLRQVYLEAYGEQAPAVMADLLEPQPLWLSVSEAGAAALEAEGSRLNGELQGVERVELARPLRESGAYRQGQAQPINPASLACVDALGDVQGLRVLDLAGGAGVKAAMLAARGAQVTSVELMARKHDAARANLGRLGLKAEFLTHDLTTPLDAPPAPRVLLDAPCTGSGTLRSHPEIKLRLTPEAAQAMADLQGRMLPHAAALVEPGGTLVYSVCSVTPQEGSQVVFDFLASHPEFTSEPIPDLEVPHVAAGPGVLTVPLEGVDGFFIARLRRRA
- the deoD gene encoding purine-nucleoside phosphorylase, which produces MSIHLNAEKGQIAETVLLPGDPLRAKHIAETFFDDPQLHNTVRGMHGYTGTYKGKRVSVQGTGMGIASCMIYVNELITDYGCKNLIRVGTAGSYQEGVRVRDLVLAQAACTDSNINRIRFGERTFAPIADFELLLRAYQIAQERGFTSHVGNIMSSDTFYTDDRSEFKRWADFGVLAVEMEAAGLYTLAAKYGVRALTILTISDHLVTHEVTTAEERQLTFNGMIEVALDAALGL